A region of Nostoc sp. 'Peltigera membranacea cyanobiont' N6 DNA encodes the following proteins:
- a CDS encoding cyclic nucleotide-binding domain-containing protein, whose amino-acid sequence MIRQILVNTPNFAAFRESDIDWMLSVGRCREHPIGEVLIQEGKEIVDTVEILLEGGLSICVSPTGNVKDAQEIDRVSPGEIVEALSLIDNAYPASTLIALEPSRVLALPRELLVKKLEYDTKFAASFYQMLSVLLSQQLRRLTDFLTKNKVLPGEPLRKVLFVFAILDDGDIDWMISQGVRTKVNPGKVLIEEGKPVEALYILLDGKLGVFVTTPHNKLAEREIAQSVKGEILGEMSFVEATTASATVKAAESSVLLALPQQKLAEKLKRDAGFTARFYRAIAVVLVDRIRDRLFRRGFGKLSYQLDQLLAEDIEVEDELNLDTLDNTALAGARFDWMIKRLNRQS is encoded by the coding sequence ATGATTAGACAAATCCTGGTTAATACTCCGAATTTTGCTGCTTTCAGAGAAAGTGATATTGATTGGATGCTCAGTGTTGGCCGATGTAGAGAGCATCCTATTGGTGAAGTTCTGATTCAAGAAGGTAAAGAAATTGTTGATACGGTAGAAATTTTGCTAGAGGGAGGATTAAGTATTTGTGTTTCTCCCACAGGCAATGTAAAAGACGCACAAGAAATCGATCGCGTATCGCCAGGGGAAATTGTAGAAGCATTATCTTTAATAGATAATGCTTATCCAGCTAGCACGTTGATAGCTCTGGAACCCTCACGAGTATTAGCACTGCCAAGAGAATTATTAGTCAAAAAGTTAGAATACGATACAAAATTTGCCGCCAGTTTTTATCAAATGCTGTCTGTTTTACTTTCACAGCAATTGCGGAGACTGACTGATTTTCTGACTAAGAACAAAGTACTTCCAGGAGAGCCACTGCGAAAAGTTTTGTTTGTGTTCGCTATTTTGGATGATGGCGATATTGATTGGATGATTTCCCAAGGAGTAAGAACTAAAGTCAATCCAGGTAAGGTGCTAATTGAAGAAGGAAAACCTGTTGAAGCATTATATATATTGTTAGATGGGAAGTTAGGAGTTTTTGTTACCACCCCACACAATAAACTTGCCGAAAGAGAAATTGCTCAATCAGTCAAAGGCGAAATTTTGGGGGAAATGTCTTTTGTCGAAGCAACAACCGCCTCTGCCACAGTCAAGGCAGCAGAATCTTCTGTATTACTAGCTTTACCACAACAGAAACTAGCTGAAAAATTAAAGCGAGATGCAGGATTTACAGCCCGTTTTTACAGAGCGATCGCTGTAGTTTTAGTAGATCGGATTCGCGATCGCCTCTTCCGTCGTGGATTTGGCAAATTGTCTTACCAACTAGACCAACTCTTAGCAGAAGATATTGAAGTTGAAGATGAACTCAACTTAGATACATTAGACAATACCGCGCTTGCGGGTGCTAGATTTGACTGGATGATTAAACGTCTGAATCGACAATCTTGA
- a CDS encoding NHLP bacteriocin system secretion protein, with amino-acid sequence MAENQDSIFRKESLDRLSSPERLDQLMQVVNPLDWLPLATLGSFVLLGLIWSIFGRIPVTVTGKGILIQPNQVVTFESPISGQLKSLNVKTGQCIDRGYVLATIDPTDLKQQLQLQRSKLGQLQTQEQNSSLLQRQRTVKEKEAIASSRVNYLQRLRDTQTLTPAFYEKGLNAIREQRISLQQRLNDAVAIVPILKDRLQKRQQLVDAGAISKDTYLQAQQEYTQGMQTLYDLRAQLKQLDVQETEAQQRYLQNLSSVSELQAQLKDLDTKSQRTEQENAENLNTKINQIQEVNRAIAQLEKQILDNSQIVSPSNGCVLEVTGFLGQVTSPKTPLVTLNIGNKNTPLIAVSYFNVQDGKQIQPGMMMQITPTSVKRERFGGIVGKVASVSPLPVTKEGAKSVIGNSDLVTNILSTGGGDIEVRAEMEIAPSTFSGYRWSSSQGPKLNISTGTTTSVRVKVAEQAPITYVLPILREFTGIN; translated from the coding sequence ATGGCTGAAAATCAAGATAGTATATTTCGCAAAGAATCACTGGATCGTTTATCTTCTCCAGAAAGATTGGATCAGTTAATGCAGGTAGTCAACCCTTTAGATTGGCTGCCTTTGGCGACGCTGGGTAGTTTTGTATTACTGGGGTTAATTTGGAGTATTTTTGGACGTATTCCTGTGACGGTAACAGGAAAAGGAATACTCATTCAACCTAATCAAGTTGTCACTTTTGAGTCGCCAATTTCAGGACAGCTAAAAAGTCTGAATGTCAAAACAGGACAATGTATAGATCGAGGATATGTCCTAGCAACGATCGATCCGACGGATCTCAAGCAGCAATTGCAACTGCAACGCTCAAAACTAGGGCAATTACAAACACAAGAACAAAATTCATCGTTGCTTCAGCGACAACGTACTGTTAAAGAAAAAGAAGCGATCGCATCTTCTAGAGTTAATTATCTTCAACGTTTGCGGGATACTCAGACTCTCACGCCTGCGTTTTATGAAAAAGGCTTAAATGCCATCCGCGAACAGCGCATCAGTTTGCAGCAACGACTCAATGATGCTGTAGCGATCGTACCAATACTGAAAGATAGATTGCAAAAGCGCCAGCAACTCGTAGATGCGGGAGCTATTTCTAAAGATACATATCTACAAGCACAGCAAGAATATACACAGGGAATGCAGACCCTATACGATCTCAGAGCGCAGCTTAAACAGTTAGATGTACAAGAAACAGAAGCACAGCAGAGATACTTACAAAATTTAAGTTCTGTAAGCGAACTGCAAGCGCAATTAAAAGATTTAGATACTAAGAGCCAACGGACTGAGCAAGAAAACGCCGAAAATCTCAATACAAAAATTAATCAAATTCAAGAAGTTAATCGAGCGATCGCTCAATTAGAAAAACAAATATTAGATAATAGTCAGATTGTTAGCCCTAGTAATGGCTGTGTATTAGAAGTAACTGGTTTTTTGGGACAAGTTACTAGTCCCAAAACTCCCCTTGTCACCCTGAACATCGGCAACAAAAACACTCCACTAATTGCCGTCTCCTACTTTAATGTCCAAGATGGTAAGCAGATTCAACCAGGAATGATGATGCAAATCACCCCCACGTCCGTGAAAAGAGAACGCTTTGGCGGCATTGTCGGTAAAGTTGCCTCCGTTTCCCCCTTACCTGTGACTAAAGAAGGTGCAAAGTCTGTAATTGGCAACTCTGATTTAGTAACCAACATCTTGTCAACTGGCGGTGGAGACATTGAAGTGCGAGCAGAAATGGAAATAGCTCCATCTACCTTTAGCGGTTATCGCTGGTCTTCATCACAAGGCCCAAAATTAAACATTTCTACCGGGACAACTACCAGTGTCCGGGTTAAAGTAGCAGAGCAGGCACCAATTACTTATGTCTTGCCCATTCTACGAGAATTTACTGGCATTAACTAA
- a CDS encoding CHASE2 domain-containing protein: protein MWRNIKRKLWQWRGVFIAAPSAGALVFILRLSGLLQMLELAALDQMFLLRSPEPIDPRIVIVEINESDVQKLGKRGYWPLPDGLLAQVLEKLKQQKPSAIGLDLYRDLPVGFGHQSLVKVFESTPNLVGVQKVAQSEDSSAVAPPPALKKLDRVGANDFPLDGDGKIRRSLMYLADQNGENVFSFAFKLAYLYLSDRKIDVGQTEDYLVKTGNVIYPLFQGNDGGYIRAEDQGYQILINYRGSRDKFQHISIMDVLENRISKDLLKGRIVLIGPTAESLKDLFYTPYSSTILTAPKRMSGVAIHANAISQILSATLDNRSLIKTWSKLQEWLWISVWSLIGAILRWQQRYSSGSKRKSLLPLISILLAGCCLMGSSYLAFIAGWWIPVVPSLIALIVSALAVTAYIAMTAGEIRKTFGRYLTDEVVANLLENPEGLKLGGERKKITILTSDLRGFTATAERLSAEEVIKIINFYLGYMADVITQYHGTIDEFMGDGILVLFGAPISREDDAMRAIACAVAMQLAMEPVNKKIQQMGLPKLEMGIGINTAEVVVGNIGSEKRTKYGIIGNQVNLTYRIESYTVGGQIFISESTIKEAGSIIKLIGHKEVQAKGVKEPIKIYEVGGIAGEYNLYLAQDEEEIFLELLEAIPLKYAVLDGKDVNSTVIEGKLVKLSAKEAQVCYDSKVNSLVLQPFTNLKLNLFMQGNAKISEDIYAKVLDKTAEPNNFYIRFTNLPLEVVGQFNAIRLRQKTIVPLTPDE, encoded by the coding sequence ATGTGGAGAAACATCAAACGAAAACTTTGGCAATGGCGCGGTGTCTTCATTGCTGCTCCCAGCGCGGGAGCATTGGTGTTTATTCTGCGTTTGAGTGGATTATTGCAGATGTTGGAATTGGCAGCGCTGGATCAAATGTTTCTGTTACGTTCTCCAGAACCTATCGATCCGCGCATTGTCATTGTAGAAATTAATGAATCTGATGTCCAAAAACTTGGTAAGCGCGGTTATTGGCCTCTGCCTGACGGCTTGCTAGCACAAGTTTTAGAGAAATTAAAACAACAAAAACCCAGTGCTATCGGTTTGGATTTATATCGAGATTTACCAGTCGGTTTTGGACATCAATCCTTAGTTAAAGTGTTTGAGTCTACACCAAATTTAGTTGGTGTCCAAAAAGTAGCCCAGAGTGAAGATAGTTCGGCGGTAGCACCACCACCAGCGCTGAAAAAACTCGATCGAGTGGGTGCAAATGATTTTCCTTTAGATGGGGATGGCAAAATTCGCCGTAGTTTGATGTATTTGGCAGATCAAAATGGCGAAAATGTGTTTAGTTTTGCTTTTAAACTTGCCTACCTTTATCTGAGCGATCGCAAAATTGATGTCGGACAAACAGAAGATTATTTGGTAAAAACAGGTAATGTGATTTACCCCTTATTTCAAGGAAATGATGGTGGTTACATTCGGGCTGAAGACCAAGGTTATCAAATACTAATAAATTATCGTGGTTCTAGAGACAAATTTCAACACATATCTATTATGGATGTGTTAGAAAATCGGATCTCCAAAGATTTATTAAAGGGGCGGATTGTGTTGATTGGCCCCACAGCCGAAAGTCTCAAAGACCTATTTTATACACCTTACAGCAGTACTATATTAACAGCACCAAAACGGATGTCTGGTGTAGCGATTCATGCCAATGCCATCAGTCAAATTTTAAGCGCTACTTTAGATAATCGTTCGTTAATCAAAACATGGAGCAAACTCCAAGAATGGTTATGGATTTCTGTGTGGTCACTAATTGGTGCAATCTTAAGATGGCAACAACGATATAGCAGTGGCTCTAAAAGAAAATCCTTATTACCTTTGATTAGCATTTTGCTAGCTGGTTGCTGTCTTATGGGTAGTAGTTATTTAGCTTTTATCGCAGGTTGGTGGATTCCTGTAGTTCCATCATTAATCGCATTAATTGTTTCGGCACTTGCTGTGACTGCCTATATTGCCATGACTGCGGGAGAAATTCGGAAAACCTTTGGTCGTTATCTCACCGATGAAGTAGTTGCTAATTTATTAGAAAATCCTGAAGGTTTAAAACTAGGCGGTGAACGGAAAAAAATTACTATTCTCACTTCTGATTTAAGAGGCTTTACCGCTACGGCGGAGAGATTATCTGCTGAAGAAGTAATTAAAATAATCAACTTTTATTTAGGATATATGGCAGATGTTATCACTCAGTATCATGGCACGATTGATGAGTTTATGGGTGATGGAATTTTAGTTTTGTTCGGCGCTCCTATTAGTAGAGAAGATGATGCTATGAGAGCGATCGCCTGTGCTGTGGCAATGCAGTTGGCAATGGAACCAGTAAATAAAAAAATCCAGCAAATGGGATTACCAAAGCTAGAAATGGGTATTGGGATTAATACAGCAGAAGTAGTAGTTGGTAATATTGGTTCGGAAAAACGGACTAAATATGGAATTATCGGTAATCAAGTTAATTTAACCTATCGGATTGAATCTTATACAGTCGGCGGTCAAATTTTTATTTCGGAATCAACTATTAAAGAGGCTGGTTCGATTATCAAACTTATTGGACATAAAGAAGTCCAAGCAAAAGGAGTGAAGGAACCGATAAAAATTTATGAAGTGGGTGGGATTGCTGGGGAATACAATTTATATCTGGCTCAAGATGAAGAAGAAATTTTCTTGGAACTTTTAGAAGCGATTCCTCTAAAATACGCAGTTTTGGATGGGAAAGATGTTAATAGTACTGTCATTGAGGGAAAGCTAGTGAAGCTGTCAGCTAAGGAGGCGCAAGTATGTTATGACTCAAAAGTAAATTCTCTGGTTTTACAGCCCTTTACTAATCTGAAACTGAACTTATTTATGCAGGGTAATGCCAAAATTAGTGAAGATATCTATGCTAAGGTCTTAGACAAAACAGCAGAACCAAATAATTTTTATATTCGCTTTACCAACCTTCCATTAGAAGTGGTAGGACAATTTAATGCTATACGCCTCCGCCAAAAAACTATTGTACCTCTAACTCCAGATGAGTGA
- a CDS encoding DUF928 domain-containing protein, whose protein sequence is MNLIQKFGEFPAFSISLVLVISSFPRIAIAESPISLKFHRFQSWQISQKFIPPNRKAPQTTAGGASRGGGSCFLESKETLTPLMPANKSGLTFAERPTFYWFVPQTAVETARFSLLDGEDIVYETTFKLPKQSGIIGFTLPAEAPSLKVGKQYHWYMAIACGADKLAEEIAVDGWVERIQPTPDLSKQIARTNPKQLSQVYATSGIWYELVHTLVEQRLANPSDRTVMANWQALLESVGLKNLVSKPLVDICNDKTK, encoded by the coding sequence ATGAATTTGATCCAAAAGTTTGGAGAATTTCCAGCATTTTCTATATCTCTGGTATTAGTGATTTCTAGTTTCCCCAGAATCGCGATCGCTGAATCACCAATTTCACTTAAATTCCACAGATTCCAGAGTTGGCAAATTAGTCAGAAGTTTATCCCACCAAATCGAAAAGCACCACAAACTACGGCTGGTGGTGCAAGTCGTGGTGGTGGTTCCTGCTTTTTAGAGAGTAAAGAAACTTTAACTCCCTTAATGCCTGCGAATAAATCAGGTTTAACCTTTGCAGAACGTCCGACATTTTACTGGTTTGTACCGCAGACAGCAGTAGAAACTGCTCGCTTTTCACTTCTAGATGGTGAGGATATAGTCTACGAAACGACTTTTAAACTTCCTAAGCAATCAGGAATTATTGGTTTTACTCTCCCGGCAGAAGCGCCAAGTCTCAAAGTTGGTAAACAGTATCACTGGTATATGGCGATCGCTTGCGGTGCAGACAAACTAGCAGAGGAAATCGCTGTTGATGGTTGGGTAGAACGAATTCAACCCACTCCTGATTTATCGAAGCAGATAGCTAGGACAAATCCCAAACAACTGTCCCAAGTGTATGCCACATCTGGTATTTGGTACGAACTGGTGCATACTTTAGTAGAGCAACGTCTTGCCAATCCTAGCGATCGCACAGTCATGGCTAATTGGCAAGCATTATTGGAGTCAGTCGGTTTAAAAAATTTAGTTTCCAAACCTTTAGTAGATATCTGCAATGACAAGACTAAGTAA
- a CDS encoding NHLP family bacteriocin export ABC transporter peptidase/permease/ATPase subunit, whose product MPSRVKTPTLLQMEAVECGAAAFGIILAYHRKIVPLAELRQNCGVSRDGSKASNMIKAARNYGMQAKGFKKQLAQLQELRLPYIVFWNFNHFLVVEGFKKDWVYLNDPGTGPRRVSFKEFDEAYTGVVLVMEPGPEFQRGGRKPSLIGALIDRLRGSWGAILYCFLAGFFLVIPGLVLPVFNQIFVDNVLVENRTDWLRPLILGMTITVILQVLLTLLQRRFLRKLNIKLSVEMSGQFIHHILRLPVSFYSQRFAGEISSRININTKVAEVLSGQLARTVIDTVMVVFYAIVMFTYDGILTAIGICFAAINILTLQWISRQRTDIYMRIIQDRGKVAGTEIAALQSMETLKASALESDFFSRWSGYYTKFINGQQELGITNQVLGVLPILLTSLSSLLVLVIGGLRVMDGHLSIGMLVAFQSLMTSFLTPVNSLVNFGSTLQELEGDLNRLDDVLQNATDPELDSHNNLHTSTAKPLQNASSCELKGYVELKNVTFGYSRTDGPLIQDLSFQLKPGQRVALVGSSGSGKSTVAKLVAGLYQPWSGEILFDGMPREQITKAILSNSLAMMEQEIFLFAGTVRDNLTLWDNTVSNSQLVRACKDAAIHEVILALPGGYEGNLLEGAANFSGGQRQRLEIARALVNDPTILIMDEATSALDAETEKIIDRNLRHRGCSCIIVAHRLSTIRDCDEIIVLEKGKVVQRGNHKEMSQLDGSYARLIRSEQASV is encoded by the coding sequence ATGCCTTCCCGCGTCAAAACTCCCACCCTATTGCAAATGGAAGCAGTAGAGTGTGGAGCAGCAGCTTTCGGGATTATTTTGGCCTACCATCGCAAAATTGTGCCTTTAGCAGAACTGCGACAAAATTGTGGGGTTTCTCGTGATGGTAGCAAAGCCTCAAACATGATCAAAGCTGCAAGAAATTACGGTATGCAAGCCAAAGGTTTTAAAAAGCAGTTGGCACAATTACAAGAACTTCGTCTGCCATACATTGTTTTCTGGAATTTTAATCATTTCTTAGTAGTAGAAGGATTTAAAAAAGATTGGGTTTATCTCAACGACCCAGGTACGGGGCCGAGGCGAGTCTCCTTCAAAGAATTTGATGAAGCCTATACAGGGGTTGTCCTGGTGATGGAACCAGGCCCAGAATTCCAACGTGGGGGTCGCAAACCTAGCTTAATAGGCGCACTTATTGACCGTTTGCGGGGTTCTTGGGGAGCCATTCTCTATTGTTTTCTGGCAGGATTTTTTCTAGTTATTCCAGGGTTAGTTTTACCAGTTTTTAATCAGATTTTTGTCGATAATGTTCTGGTAGAAAATCGTACAGATTGGTTGCGCCCATTGATTTTGGGAATGACAATCACTGTGATTCTTCAAGTCTTGTTGACATTACTACAAAGACGGTTTCTGAGAAAGCTAAATATTAAGTTATCGGTGGAAATGTCCGGGCAATTTATCCACCATATTCTGCGCTTGCCAGTATCATTTTATTCCCAAAGATTTGCTGGAGAAATTAGCAGTCGAATCAATATCAATACTAAAGTTGCGGAAGTATTATCGGGGCAATTGGCTAGGACTGTGATTGATACCGTGATGGTAGTATTTTACGCCATAGTTATGTTTACTTATGATGGCATACTGACTGCGATCGGTATCTGTTTTGCGGCGATTAATATATTGACATTGCAGTGGATTTCCCGGCAGCGTACAGATATTTATATGCGAATCATCCAAGATAGAGGCAAAGTTGCAGGTACAGAAATTGCTGCCCTTCAAAGTATGGAAACCCTCAAAGCATCAGCGTTGGAATCTGATTTTTTCTCCCGTTGGTCGGGTTACTACACAAAATTTATCAACGGTCAGCAGGAATTAGGCATCACTAATCAAGTACTAGGCGTTTTACCTATTTTATTGACTAGTTTAAGTTCCCTATTAGTTTTAGTTATTGGGGGTCTACGAGTCATGGATGGGCATCTCAGCATCGGGATGTTGGTTGCTTTCCAAAGTTTAATGACTAGCTTTTTGACTCCAGTCAACTCTCTGGTTAATTTCGGCAGCACCTTACAGGAACTAGAAGGAGACTTAAATCGGCTGGATGATGTGTTACAAAATGCAACCGATCCAGAATTGGACAGTCATAATAATTTACATACCTCAACAGCCAAACCCTTACAAAATGCTTCATCCTGCGAACTTAAGGGATATGTAGAATTAAAAAATGTGACATTTGGTTACTCACGAACAGATGGGCCTCTAATTCAAGACCTGAGTTTTCAACTAAAACCAGGACAGCGAGTAGCCTTAGTTGGTAGTAGTGGTTCTGGTAAATCAACAGTTGCCAAATTAGTAGCGGGACTGTATCAACCTTGGTCGGGAGAAATTCTCTTTGATGGTATGCCCAGAGAGCAAATTACTAAGGCGATACTTTCTAATTCTCTGGCAATGATGGAACAGGAAATTTTTCTGTTTGCTGGCACTGTTCGGGATAACTTGACCTTATGGGATAATACAGTGTCAAATTCTCAATTAGTGCGAGCTTGCAAAGATGCTGCCATTCATGAAGTCATTTTAGCTTTACCTGGGGGGTATGAAGGCAACTTACTTGAGGGTGCTGCTAATTTCAGTGGAGGACAGCGCCAGCGTTTAGAAATTGCTCGTGCATTAGTCAACGATCCGACAATTCTGATTATGGACGAAGCAACCAGCGCCCTAGATGCAGAGACGGAAAAAATTATTGACCGGAATCTGCGCCATCGAGGCTGTTCTTGTATTATTGTGGCTCACCGCCTCAGTACTATCCGCGACTGTGATGAAATCATCGTTTTAGAAAAGGGTAAAGTAGTGCAACGAGGCAACCACAAAGAAATGTCCCAGCTTGATGGTTCTTATGCACGGTTAATTCGGTCAGAGCAGGCTAGTGTTTAG
- a CDS encoding NHLP bacteriocin export ABC transporter permease/ATPase subunit: MSDSKLLLAGNQSLILDNPQTVWQIESGAIAVFAIPIQQGIEGVRRYLFGVNPGEVLFGVSADNHKILAISIEDTVLLQISVQECEEGIRQEKDEAESLLQLVQIWEKNIQSCVGDRSSIPTVFSHPENLTNWNAIQVTLSELHDNLCEILTQIEQEESATKWTQFQAREQLNSQAKVNALGELASVLKPKQAELMQTGTPLLIAAGAVGRALGIKILPPVRSEDMNRIKEPLEAIARASRIRIRRVLLNDRWWQKDSGPLLAYTNQDNFPVALLPAGVGKYEIFDPQKHVRIPVNKDTAQQLAPFAHVFYRPIPENNVTAIDLLLFAFKGKIRELVVIFLTGVVGALLGMLTPLATAILIDSVIPDADRGLLMQIGLGLIAATFGTIIFQIAQGFAGLRLESKASLDSQAALWDRLFNLRVSFFREYSIGDLQSRVSAVTQIRQKLNDTVLRTVFTSFFSLLNLGLLFIYSSSLALVVVAVALVAIIFTTISSVLSRQKLRALEEIEGEIFGFTVQMVAGVSKLRVSNAEDRAFAYWAKKYSQQLKLKLSTEVIEDVLAIFNTAMPTVSSIIIFWLAVTLITQAPSQSQTGLSTGTFLAFNSAFAIFIAGATQLSNTIVSILDISIFWERAKPIFQAQPEIDLSKSDPGRLTGKVKVDRVTFRYREDGPLNLDDLTIEADPGELIALVGPSGSGKSTIIRLLLGFETPKDGTIYYDGQDLSGLDTSAVRRQIGVVLQNGRINSASIFENISSGALVTMDEAWEAVRMAGFADDIKSMPMEMHTVISEGGTNLSGGQRQRLLIARALVLKPRIIIFDEATSALDNRTQAIVSTSLDQLGVTRIIIAHRLSTIRNADRIYVIEAGRVVQQGRFEELVNQKGLFANLMARQMT, translated from the coding sequence ATGAGTGATTCCAAATTACTGCTCGCGGGTAATCAATCCCTAATATTAGACAATCCCCAAACAGTTTGGCAAATTGAATCCGGTGCGATCGCTGTGTTTGCTATTCCCATCCAGCAAGGTATTGAAGGCGTTCGCCGTTATCTATTTGGTGTCAATCCGGGAGAAGTATTGTTTGGGGTATCGGCTGATAACCATAAAATTTTGGCGATATCGATAGAAGATACTGTGCTGTTGCAAATATCTGTACAGGAATGTGAGGAAGGGATAAGACAGGAGAAAGACGAGGCAGAAAGTTTGCTTCAGTTAGTACAGATTTGGGAGAAAAATATTCAAAGTTGTGTGGGCGATCGCTCTTCTATTCCAACAGTTTTTTCCCACCCTGAAAACCTTACCAACTGGAACGCCATCCAAGTTACTCTGAGTGAACTGCACGATAATTTGTGCGAAATTCTGACTCAAATAGAACAGGAAGAGTCGGCAACAAAATGGACTCAATTCCAAGCACGGGAACAACTTAACTCTCAGGCAAAAGTCAATGCTTTAGGAGAATTAGCATCAGTCCTCAAACCCAAGCAAGCCGAACTGATGCAGACAGGTACACCACTGCTGATTGCCGCAGGTGCAGTGGGAAGGGCATTAGGAATTAAGATTTTGCCACCTGTACGTTCTGAAGACATGAATCGGATTAAAGAACCATTAGAAGCGATCGCGCGTGCATCCCGGATTCGCATCCGCCGAGTATTACTCAATGACCGATGGTGGCAAAAAGATAGCGGCCCTTTATTGGCATACACTAATCAGGATAATTTTCCTGTTGCACTGCTACCAGCAGGGGTAGGAAAGTACGAAATCTTTGACCCCCAGAAGCACGTTCGCATCCCTGTAAACAAGGATACTGCCCAGCAACTAGCTCCTTTTGCCCATGTATTTTATCGTCCCATACCCGAAAATAATGTAACTGCGATCGACTTACTTCTATTTGCCTTCAAGGGGAAAATTCGAGAACTGGTTGTTATCTTCCTTACTGGTGTTGTTGGTGCATTGCTAGGAATGTTAACCCCCTTAGCAACCGCCATCCTCATCGATTCCGTTATTCCCGATGCAGACAGAGGGTTGTTAATGCAAATTGGATTGGGTCTGATAGCCGCCACCTTTGGTACGATAATTTTTCAAATCGCCCAAGGTTTTGCCGGTCTGAGATTAGAAAGTAAAGCTAGTTTAGACTCCCAAGCAGCCTTATGGGATAGATTGTTTAATCTGCGGGTATCTTTCTTTCGTGAATATTCAATTGGAGATTTGCAATCTCGTGTTTCTGCGGTAACACAAATTCGTCAGAAACTCAATGACACAGTGCTACGCACTGTTTTTACGAGCTTCTTCTCTCTACTTAATCTGGGATTGTTATTTATCTACAGTTCCAGCCTAGCTTTAGTTGTAGTAGCAGTAGCGCTAGTTGCAATCATCTTCACCACTATCTCAAGTGTACTTAGTCGCCAAAAGTTGCGTGCTTTAGAAGAAATAGAGGGGGAAATTTTTGGTTTTACTGTACAGATGGTTGCTGGTGTTTCCAAACTCAGAGTCAGCAATGCAGAAGACCGGGCTTTTGCCTACTGGGCAAAAAAGTATAGTCAGCAGCTAAAACTCAAGTTGAGTACAGAGGTAATTGAAGATGTTTTAGCGATATTTAACACCGCCATGCCAACTGTCAGTTCGATAATTATCTTTTGGCTGGCAGTTACGTTAATTACACAAGCCCCATCTCAAAGCCAAACAGGATTATCTACAGGTACATTTCTGGCATTTAATTCTGCCTTTGCCATATTTATTGCTGGGGCAACTCAGCTGAGTAACACCATAGTCAGCATATTAGATATCAGCATTTTCTGGGAACGTGCAAAGCCCATCTTTCAGGCTCAACCAGAAATCGACCTGAGCAAAAGCGATCCGGGGCGGTTAACAGGTAAAGTAAAAGTCGATCGCGTGACGTTCCGTTACCGCGAAGATGGGCCCCTCAATTTAGATGATTTGACGATTGAAGCAGATCCAGGAGAATTGATTGCTTTGGTAGGGCCTTCTGGTAGTGGCAAATCAACGATTATTAGGCTGCTATTGGGATTTGAAACGCCAAAAGATGGCACTATTTACTACGATGGTCAAGACTTATCCGGCTTAGATACATCAGCAGTGCGTCGGCAGATTGGTGTAGTGCTGCAAAATGGTCGCATCAATAGCGCCTCGATATTTGAAAACATTTCTAGTGGCGCATTAGTAACAATGGATGAAGCTTGGGAAGCAGTACGGATGGCTGGATTTGCCGATGATATTAAGTCAATGCCAATGGAGATGCACACAGTCATTTCGGAGGGGGGTACAAATCTCTCTGGTGGGCAACGTCAAAGGCTACTAATTGCTCGTGCTTTAGTATTAAAACCGAGAATTATAATTTTTGATGAAGCTACCAGTGCTTTAGATAATCGTACTCAAGCCATAGTTAGTACCAGCTTAGACCAGTTAGGAGTAACGCGCATAATTATCGCCCATCGCCTCAGTACCATCCGCAACGCCGACCGAATTTATGTGATTGAAGCCGGTCGAGTTGTCCAGCAAGGTAGGTTTGAAGAATTAGTGAATCAAAAGGGGTTATTTGCTAATCTGATGGCACGACAAATGACGTAA